TTAATATTACAAAAATGGAAAGTAAAAGAATTCTTGCAATTAATCCCGGTTCAACATCAACAAAAATTGCTGTTTATATTAATAACAAATCGATTTTTTTAAAAACAATCAGGCATTCATCTGATGAAATAAATAAATTTGAAAAAATCACAGACCAGTTCCAATTCCGAAAAGATATAATAATGCAGGAACTAATTAATGCTGGTATTGAAATCAATATGATTACAATTGTTGTTGGCAGAGGTGGACTTGTTAAACCTATTGAATCAGGCATCTATGAAGTTAATGAAAAAATGATAAAAGACCTGAAAAAAGGAATATTAGGAGAACATGCAAGTAATCTGGGAGGTTTAATAGCAAATGATATTGCTAAAAGTTTACCAAATGCTAAAGCATATATAGCCGATCCTGTAGTGGTTGATGAAATGGAAGATGTTGCAAGAATTACAGGACATCCTGAATTTGAAAGATTGTCAATATTCCATGCACTAAACCAAAAAGCAATTGCCAGAACATATTCAAAAGTAATTAATAAAAATTATGAAGATATTAACCTTATTATAGCTCATCTTGGTGGAGGCATATCAGTTGGAGCACATAAAAAAGGCAAAGTTATTGATGTCAAT
The Bacteroidales bacterium genome window above contains:
- the buk gene encoding butyrate kinase — protein: MESKRILAINPGSTSTKIAVYINNKSIFLKTIRHSSDEINKFEKITDQFQFRKDIIMQELINAGIEINMITIVVGRGGLVKPIESGIYEVNEKMIKDLKKGILGEHASNLGGLIANDIAKSLPNAKAYIADPVVVDEMEDVARITGHPEFERLSIFHALNQKAIARTYSKVINKNYEDINLIIAHLGGGISVGAHKKGKVIDVNNALDGEGAFSPERTGTLPAGALAKLCFSGKYTLPEIKKMITGKGGLVALMGTNDAQETEIKAKDGDEKAKLIQDAMSYQIAKEIGALATVLKGQVDAIILTGGIAHNQFLVNYVKDMVSFIAPVISYPGEDEMKALAMNGLMVLNGEISPKEY